The genome window CTTTGAGTGTCAGACTTTACACTTCACTtctcctggattttttttgacCGGCAGGGTGAGCTTTCAGAATGTTGGGCAGATGGATCAGCATGGAGAGGCACTGGTGGCGGTGGTGTATACTGATGCTTGGAGACAAAGTTATCCACAAGACGCTGCCTAGTTGCGGCGACTTCTTCTTCAAAAGAGTTTATTATGCTTCTGCCAGTTTTGCacttaaagcaaagcaaaagattGAGACTTTCAACTGAACAATTTAACTGTCTGGTTCAACTACATTCAAAACTTAGATCCTCAAAAACCCACTGATCTGCCACTAATTCTAGCTTAGAAGTCTACTTTGGCTATGGTCTACTGCTGTCTGAGTGGTGCAGAGCAGTTTGGCAGATATTTCATATGCATACCCCCATTTGATTCAGAAACTCCTCCATCAGCCTTGCCAGTAGGGCTCAGTTCAGTGAGCCCTTTTGGTTATGTCTAGTATACTTtgtcttttaaagtaaattgTGAACCTATTGTTTAGCTGTATGTTACATTACATCAGGGAGGGAGAATTcagtttgattttcttctgtgtgaagAGGCATGATCTCCATTCTCAGGATGCATTAGGATATTGGTGCTTCAAGATGGCAGCATGCTCTGGATCAGGCCTAGTGCGTAGCCCTCCAAGCTATTGGTGACAGTATTCTTGGGGACAAAGTGTCCCCACTTGAAGCTGCTGCTTCAAGTTTTCTATATGCTGTACTtagaaataaagtaatattATTGCCAAGACACCTTTTGTACCTTAGAACACTGTTCAGGTTAGGTAACAACATCACCTTCTCACTCTTAGTCCACCTTTTAAGATATCAGACTGCTCCCACTGCAGCATGCGATCCTATGTTGTACAGGGAACTTAAATACTTAACCTTGACAGTCACCAGGTATATTTTCAATATGGAACATTATCACCAAGGCAAAGACCTTACTTGTGCAAACCCACCAGGAAGTAAGATGCAGAACCTTTACTGTGCCTCATCAGGGAACTTGGTTCACTTGATTCTTACTATCCATAGGATTAGGGGTCATATATCAAAGATCAGCTGATCTTGATCAACTAGTTGAAGCACCTCAGTTTTGTGTGCTTTTGTATGTGTCAACACTATGGCATGCATGAAATCCAGAAGTGGGGAGGAGTAAAACTGGATAACTGTAAGACATTTGTCATGGGCTTTAAAGTTTGAAAGCTTGATTAGATGGATTTACATGTAAAACTGGACATGTGAAGCACTGATCTAGTcaaattttgtcttttcatgtGTGTTGTGCATCCCTCCTCGGAAAGGTAGAGCTTGCTCATTGTAGAGCTTCCTGGATTGATTGATTATTGCAcccaagatatttttttctgctgtactCAGTTGTTGGAAAGACATTTCTAAAGGAAACAGGTTTTCCTTCAAAAGCTAGACAGTAGACTGCACTGGGAAGTGTTCAGGTGCAGATTTCTTAGCCAATAATGCACGTAAATCATTACTTCAGAATAAGTCGTGTTCTAGCCTTACACAATCACTCCTTGCTGATGCTTGGAAATCGTAGAGATGGAAGTTCTTGTTTACATTCTAGCTTTGAATCTTATATTAAGATTATTTGGTTAACACTTACGAGGAAGTTTCTCAGCCGTGTCATCTCCAGCATGTAGTACTCCTCCATTGTCAGGTCATCAAAGTGCTTAGTAAGGGATAAAAAGCCACAGCTGTGACGTTTGGTGTGTTCCTCCCTGCAGTATAAACCCAGAATAAGAACAGATATTAAACCCATGAAAGTTGCATTTCACAAGATGAAGAAATCTGAACAGACAGGTCTCTTCAGTACTTGTACTGTCTATCAGTAGAAAAAGTATCATACAGAAAACATTGAAATAGATTTTAGTGGATCTCAGATAAAAGCTAGTTGAACTATTTCAAGGTTACTGGGTAAGATGAACTTTCAGTAGGCTTAAGTTTTGTGAACCGTTACAGAGAAATTGGTAATTTTATAATGAGTAAGGGGATGTTGTCAAAGAAGTTTGGAGGAATACTTCAAGAACATTGTTACATCTGTGCTTACCATGGGTCATCATTTGGTTCCCAGCCCTCCAGTTCTATcaagcaaaagaaacattttgccaCATCTGGTTCATTTGCATTTGGACAGTGGACAAAGCCCGCCTTTGCCATCTGCAGGTGACAGTTTAGAAGTTTAGAGCCTCATCCAACACACTGCTCATGTTCACATCAGCAAACTGTTTCTGAGAGCTTGCAAATAATGCCTTTCCCCACAATGTCTATCAGCACAGAtcaggctgaaaaataaattttaagtgtGAGGACTGCAAGCAGGTAAATAAGTAACTAGTAAAGGAACAAGGAATAGGCTACAAGTAGT of Ciconia boyciana chromosome 10, ASM3463844v1, whole genome shotgun sequence contains these proteins:
- the LOC140657765 gene encoding baculoviral IAP repeat-containing protein 5.1-like isoform X2; translation: MAKAGFVHCPNANEPDVAKCFFCLIELEGWEPNDDPWEEHTKRHSCGFLSLTKHFDDLTMEEYYMLEMTRLRNFLCKTGRSIINSFEEEVAATRQRLVDNFVSKHQYTPPPPVPLHADPSAQHSESSPCRSKKIQEK
- the LOC140657765 gene encoding baculoviral IAP repeat-containing protein 5.1-like isoform X1, giving the protein MEMLLKELGLASKLLSEFKDMYEYENRLKTFTNWPFMENCKCTPENMAKAGFVHCPNANEPDVAKCFFCLIELEGWEPNDDPWEEHTKRHSCGFLSLTKHFDDLTMEEYYMLEMTRLRNFLCKTGRSIINSFEEEVAATRQRLVDNFVSKHQYTPPPPVPLHADPSAQHSESSPCRSKKIQEK